TGCGCCAGAGGTATCTTCTCCTGCAAAGACGAGTACCTGGGCATTCAGTGTTTGGGAGAAGTCGGATACTGAGTCTAGCGGTATATATCTGCCGACATGATGGAAGATAATCACCCAGTCACTATCAATAACTTGGACCACTGCACCAGTGGGGTCATATTGATCCGCTTGTTTGGTTGTGGAGGCCGTGATCGGTAAATTATGAACCATTTCACGCTGTAACGTCTCAGCATAGAGGGTTGAAACAGCATCCAAAGGGGCGTTCACAAATAAGACAACCCATGAATAATTGCCAAAATCGCCTACATAGTCTTGAAATGTTTCGGGTCTATTCATAAGGGTTTAGGACAAGGGGTTCACTTCAGCAGTTTGATGATTTAAATTCCATTGGTCTAGGGTCCGCCAGGTTTCTACAGCAGTCCATTCTCCTGGTTGTTGTGGACGGACTACTGCTAGGGTATCGAAAATAAACGTTTCCTTGATCCTCAGTGATTGAATGATGAGCTGGCGTTCGGAGGAGGCCATTTCTTTATAGATCAAACTGATATGGGGCATAAAAGGTTTGACGGCATTCTCAGGCCACAGTTCGTAAACCTGTTCCCGTAAGGTCACCAGAGAATCGGCTAAAGAAGTACGAATATAAACAGTTCGAAATAACGCTGTGCTATGGTCTAAGCCTTGATTATGCAGCTGCAAGATCGGTGTAGCCACGGCCAGCTCCGATAGGGATGCTTGATATGGAACGGAGACTTGGAGGCGTCCGGCAAGGGTGACATGGGGCCTAAATCGAGGGGCTTGATATTTTTCGGCCAGCTGATCGATTATGCCTTGCAGATAGGCGGCATCTTCGGGTTGAGGAACGAGCCAGAGTGAAACTTCTTGCATTAGCAGTGTTGCCTCTTGTATGCCGTCCCCTTTTTAATGGTGAAGTCTCGACAGAGATCAGGATATCTCTAGGGGATGCAGGAC
The genomic region above belongs to Acaryochloris sp. CCMEE 5410 and contains:
- a CDS encoding 2'-5' RNA ligase family protein is translated as MQEVSLWLVPQPEDAAYLQGIIDQLAEKYQAPRFRPHVTLAGRLQVSVPYQASLSELAVATPILQLHNQGLDHSTALFRTVYIRTSLADSLVTLREQVYELWPENAVKPFMPHISLIYKEMASSERQLIIQSLRIKETFIFDTLAVVRPQQPGEWTAVETWRTLDQWNLNHQTAEVNPLS